Genomic segment of Anaerobacillus alkaliphilus:
ACAAAAGGAAATCCGTCGAGGATATTTCCGAAGGTTTAGCCCAAGAACAATGGCCGGACTGGGTAGGTTCAGTCGTTAAATCTGCTAGCTTGTCACCTTCTGCTTATAATCGTCAATCCATACATTTTGTTGTCGGCGAGGATGGGGAAACGATCACGTTAAGGATTACCAATCCTAGTGAAGAAACAAATGTACCAAAAGGAATTGATCGCGGGATAGCAATGCTACATACTGAAGTTGCAACGAACCACTTAAATATTCCCGGTGCTTGGCACTATGACAAAGAAGCGAATGTAGTCGCTTTTCAAAAATCCTAATAAACACTCTCACAAAAAGACTGTAGACGAAAAAACATCTACAGTCTTTTTCTATCTAGAGGAGGAATTCAGTTGAAAAATAAAATTGCAAAAACACTTTTTATCATCGGTGTATTAACAATCATAGTGGGTGGCGTTGTCGGTATTTATTTAATGATGACCGATTTTACTGGAGTGATGTTTTTTATTAGTTCGGTAGTAAGTGGAATATTCGTCATTGGCTTTTCTGAAATTATTAAACTTCTTGACGAGATTAACTCAAAACTCGAAAAAACAAAGTAGTTACTCTTCTACATAATGATTTTCGGTTAGGTGATATGTCTCTTTTTTCAAGGTTACTTCATTCCAAAGTAACTCTGAATAAAGGATCGTAGAGTTTTTTAAATAAGGTTGATCATATCTCTCTAAAAGCTGAATAAGATAGCTGAGTGTTTCGTTAATTTCTAACGGAGGCTCATCAAATTCGGTTTGAGTAATATCCTTGACCTTTGCTAATAAGGTAAAAAACAGTTGTTTCTCATCTGTTGAGGCAGTCTTTTTAAAATAGCCCCAAAGATGTTCTAATGTATTGATCATTCCTTTCGTTGTATAAGGATTTTCTCTAGTAGCTTTAATATATAAGTAAATTTTAAGATAATCCTCAGTAGACGTTGTCTGTTTAAATAAGGTTTTAACATGCGAATAATGCTGATAACCTTTGGCCATGACATCGTATTTATTTTTAGCCCAAAGCTTCTCTGTTGTAATCTTGATCTTTTTCATAGAATGAACTCCTAAAGGACATAATGTTGATATGTGTAGTGTTATTATTATAATACTTATTTGTTCAAAATAGGAAACCTTAAACAAGTGGGGGAAACCATGCGAGAATTTGTAAAACCAAAGGTAGTCGTAAGCAAATGTTTAGAATTTCAAGAGTGTCGTTACGACGGTGAGATTATCCGTGACCAAACGGTACATAATTTATTGCCATTTGTCGATTTTATCCCGGTTTGCCCAGAGGTAGAAATTGGGTTAGGAGTGCCTAGGGACGTCATTCGGATCATCGACAACAACGGAGAAGATGCACTTTATCAGCCTGCAAAAAAGCAAGATTTGACGGAAAAGATGGTTCGTTTTTCTGAACAATTTCTAGCTGAAGTAGGGGAAATTGACGGATTTATCTTAAAAAATCGTTCTCCTAGTTGTGGAATGAACGATGTGAAAGTATATGCCAAAGCTGAAAAATCACCGATCGTTCGCTCGAGCAGTGGATTATTTGGGAAACAGGTTCAAGAAAGATTTGGTTATTTAGCGGTTGAAGATGAAGGTCGGTTAAAAAACTGGACAATACGAGAACATTTTTTTACAAAGCTATTTACAATCGCTGCTTTTAAAAAGCTGAAAAAACAAGGTCTCATAGCAGACCTAGTTGAATACCATGCAAGTAATAAATATCTATTTATGGCGTATCAGCCCACGACTTTGAAAAAAATGGGTCACATCGTTGGCAACCATGAGCGGAAATCACTTCAAGAAATTTTCGAAGAATATGAAAAAGAGCTTTATAACCTGTTTCAGAAACTTCCGAAATACACATCAAACATTAGTGTGAGTCAACATCTGTTTGGATTTTTTTCCAAAGAATTGTCTAGTAAAGAAAAAGAATTCTTTATTACGATGATTGATAAGTACAAAAAGAAAAAAGTGCCATTAAGTAGCGTCGTTAGCTTATTAAAATCATGGGCACTGCGATTTGATAATGACTACTTATTAAAACAAACCTATTTTGACCCATACCCTGAACGTCTCGTTGAAATTAGTGACTCAGGAAAAGGCAGGGATTATAGGTAAGACCCCATTATTCTAGCAATGGGGTTATTTTTTTAGAGGTATGTCGGGCGACTTGTTTTTGTTCATGGTAGAATGTAATAAGAAAAAAGTATGAGGGGGATTATTGTGAAGTTTATTCATACAGCAGATTGGCATTTAGGCAAGCTTGTCCATGGAATTCATATGACAGAAGATCAAAAGCATATGTTAGAACAATTTGTGCAGCTCGTTGCTGAAGAAAAACCAGATGCGGTTGTCATTGCAGGTGACTTATACGACCGTTCTGTACCACCTACAGCGGCAGTTGAGGTTTTGCATGATGTCTTCTATACAATTACCACTGAGCTAAATATACCTGTCTTAGCCATATCAGGGAACCACGATAGTGGCGAACGTATTCACTTCGGAAATCAACTTTTCCGTAAGAGTAATTTATTTATTGAAGGTAAACCAACAAAACACTTTTCCCCAGTTCAAATAAATGGAGTAAATTTTTACTTAATGCCATATGCAGAACCTAGTACAATTCGTTATTTGCTTGATGATGCATCGATTTTTAATCATGAAGATGCGATGAAACGAATGGTTCAGTTAATGGAACAATCTCTTAATCCGAATGATCCAAACGTAATGATCGGACATGCCTTTGTCTTAGGTGGTATGCAATCTGATTCTGAGAGAAGTTTATCGGTAGGTGGGTCTGAGGTCATTGGTGCAGAGGTATTTTCGCCGTTTCACTATACAGCTTTAGGTCATCTTCATAGTCCAAGTGCGATTAACCATCCGACAGTTTATTATTCAGGATCGTTAATGAAATACTCGTTCTCGGAAGCGAAACAAGAAAAGTCTGTTTCTATTGTAACAATTGATGATAAAGGTTCGATTTCAGTTGCTTACAAGAGTCTGACTCCAAAATATGATATGAGAATTATTGAAGGGCATATTGAAGAGCTACTAGATAGTAATTTCTATCTATCTCAAAATGTAGAAGACTATCTAAAAATTAGGTTACTAGACGAAGGAGCACTTATCGATCCGATCGGCAAATTGCGTACGGTTTATCCTAATGTCCTTCATTTAGAACGAAAAGTCGAACAACAAGATGCCAAAAAAGATAAATTGTATCACATTGATGCAAGCAAACAAAAAGGCACGCTTGATCTATTCACTAGCTTCTATAATGAAATGACAACGAATGAGTTTAACCAGGAAAAACAAGAAGTCTTAACAAAAGTTATTGAGGCTGTCGAAGGGAACAAGGGGGTAACTTGTAAATGAGACCTTTAAAATTAACGATGCAAGCATTTGGTCCTTATGCTACAAAGCAAGAAGTAGATTTTACGAAATTAGGCGAAAAGACAATGTTTGTCGTATCAGGACCTACAGGCGCTGGGAAAACGACAATCTTTGATGGAATTAGCTTTGCGATCTATGGAAAAGCAAGTGGTGACGATCGGAGTGGTGCAGACCTTCGCAGCCAATTCACTCAAGACGATACTCTGACAGAGGTATCGCTTGTATTCGAGCTTCGAGGAAAACGATATTTAATCATTCGAAGTCCACAACAAGAAAAAAGAAAATCTCGCGGTGAGGGAACGACTACGATTAACTCAAAGGCTGAGTTATATGAGCTGAAGGAAGATGAAAATCAGTTATTAGCATCGAATGTTCGTGAAGTCGATGAAAAAGTGGACGAAATCATGAAAATTGATTGCCATCAATTCCGCCAGATTATGATGATTCCTCAAGGAGAGTTTCGAAAGCTGTTAGTTTCTGAGAGTAAAGATAAA
This window contains:
- a CDS encoding YbgA family protein, translating into MREFVKPKVVVSKCLEFQECRYDGEIIRDQTVHNLLPFVDFIPVCPEVEIGLGVPRDVIRIIDNNGEDALYQPAKKQDLTEKMVRFSEQFLAEVGEIDGFILKNRSPSCGMNDVKVYAKAEKSPIVRSSSGLFGKQVQERFGYLAVEDEGRLKNWTIREHFFTKLFTIAAFKKLKKQGLIADLVEYHASNKYLFMAYQPTTLKKMGHIVGNHERKSLQEIFEEYEKELYNLFQKLPKYTSNISVSQHLFGFFSKELSSKEKEFFITMIDKYKKKKVPLSSVVSLLKSWALRFDNDYLLKQTYFDPYPERLVEISDSGKGRDYR
- a CDS encoding DUF1722 domain-containing protein, translating into MKKIKITTEKLWAKNKYDVMAKGYQHYSHVKTLFKQTTSTEDYLKIYLYIKATRENPYTTKGMINTLEHLWGYFKKTASTDEKQLFFTLLAKVKDITQTEFDEPPLEINETLSYLIQLLERYDQPYLKNSTILYSELLWNEVTLKKETYHLTENHYVEE
- a CDS encoding exonuclease SbcCD subunit D, translating into MKFIHTADWHLGKLVHGIHMTEDQKHMLEQFVQLVAEEKPDAVVIAGDLYDRSVPPTAAVEVLHDVFYTITTELNIPVLAISGNHDSGERIHFGNQLFRKSNLFIEGKPTKHFSPVQINGVNFYLMPYAEPSTIRYLLDDASIFNHEDAMKRMVQLMEQSLNPNDPNVMIGHAFVLGGMQSDSERSLSVGGSEVIGAEVFSPFHYTALGHLHSPSAINHPTVYYSGSLMKYSFSEAKQEKSVSIVTIDDKGSISVAYKSLTPKYDMRIIEGHIEELLDSNFYLSQNVEDYLKIRLLDEGALIDPIGKLRTVYPNVLHLERKVEQQDAKKDKLYHIDASKQKGTLDLFTSFYNEMTTNEFNQEKQEVLTKVIEAVEGNKGVTCK